The Anaerolineae bacterium genome contains the following window.
CGGAACACGCCCAGCACGATCTGGACCCCGACCGGCGTCAGATCGCCCTGCTCTATACTGAATCCTTCGCCCTGGCCGGGCGCGACTGGCAGATCGACGCCTGCGGCGGCCACCCGCCCCATCTGGTGCGGACGATCTACTACATGACCCCGGAACATCCCAATTGCGTGATTGAGATCAGCCGGACATTTGCCCGCAAGCAGCAGGCACTGGCCGCACTCGGCTCCCAGATGGCCTTCAGCGCGGACATGATCGAGGCGCAGGCTGCGCCGGAATTGCTGCGCCTGGTCGTGCCGGACTATGACGCCATCCGTCAGGACAGAGTCGCCCTGGGCCTGGCGCTGCACCGTCAGTTCGACCTGGCGCTGGCGCTGGTCAACGGGCTGGCCGGTCACTCCGGCGCGGTGATGGGCGAAGCCTACCGGCGGGAAGGGCCTTTCGTGCTGGACCGGCTGCTGGGGTAAGAGCCGCAGGCTACCTCAGCCCGCACAGAAGACAACAGCGTCGGCCAGCAGTGCCGACGCTGAGTCTTTTTTGGGGGGGTGAAACCGGCAACGCTGCTGGCTCAAGCGCCCGGCACGCCCCCATTGCTCGGTGTAACTACCAGCCGCACCTCCGCCAGATTGGGAATCGCGTGCAACAACTCATGACGGATGCGGTCGGTGATGGCGGCGGCAAC
Protein-coding sequences here:
- a CDS encoding GlcNAc-PI de-N-acetylase; translation: MTRVLMLASFGLEIVECGGALALHVDAGDEVHAAVLLSRPESRPQVREAAAILGIREVEFLDFPLGNWTLDVPWKIRIVELVRRIRPDIVITQDPEHAQHDLDPDRRQIALLYTESFALAGRDWQIDACGGHPPHLVRTIYYMTPEHPNCVIEISRTFARKQQALAALGSQMAFSADMIEAQAAPELLRLVVPDYDAIRQDRVALGLALHRQFDLALALVNGLAGHSGAVMGEAYRREGPFVLDRLLG